In the genome of Amia ocellicauda isolate fAmiCal2 chromosome 3, fAmiCal2.hap1, whole genome shotgun sequence, one region contains:
- the nfe2l1b gene encoding endoplasmic reticulum membrane sensor NFE2L1b isoform X3, producing the protein MLYLKKYFTEGLIQFTILLSLIGVRVDVDTYLTSQLPPLREIILGPSSAYTQTQFHNLRNTLDGYGIHPKSVDLDYYFTARRLLNEVRSLDRLQVPSTELSAWLVHRDPDSVGTAGQSSPSIALDNGSGLDDMDSNPEGSVMRGEGSPGSSYGGGGEGGGGGGGGGEGVVGEGDGGEEEEESLGAGAPQDDEDDGDRLPDNNGNDDLTKELADLGDQTTLSLQECLRLLEATFPFGDEAEFPGPVSPELGDPSEEGPSTSQGPLLSPLLPQNDTTLDLEQQWQDIMAIMELQDMEVNGTSDDFLPVNNNSSSSSGGGGGNASNSSSTSNSSSSGLESGSMGSFGLSSPSPIHQDVSLHQASLPSCSQDFPAFFSPELESGCALEAPGPRPSLLSLSSCNSTDVNSTFGATNLTGIFLPPPLNGTANGTSTPTLPDPLGGLLEEAMLDEISLLDLAMEEGFSQAQASRLEEELDSDSGLSLDSGRSPASPSSSETSSSSSSSSSSSSSSSSSSSSSSSSVSFSEEGAVGYSTDSEAVGELEEGGAVGGYQPEYSKLCRMSYQEPSLFHHLPQLEHVSHNHTYNLPLASAHSPPPPPPKKQGREKQQQQIQQQIQQQDFLDKQSSRDERRARAMKIPFSNEKIINLPVEEFNELLAKHPLSEAQLALVRDIRRRGKNKMAAQNCRKRKLDTILNLEHGVEELRRDKTRLLREKVEFVRSIRHMKQKVHSLYQEVFSRLRDERGRPYPPSEYALQYGSDGSVLVIPRTLAAEQAHRQERKPKDRKK; encoded by the exons ATGCTTTACTTGAAAAAATACTTCACAGAGGGCCTGATCCAGTTCACCATTCTGCTGAGTCTGATTGGGGTGCGGGTGGATGTGGACACCTACCTGACCTCCCAGCTGCCCCCGCTGCGGGAGATCATCCTGGGTCCCAGCTCGGCCTACACGCAGACGCAGTTCCACAACCTGCGCAACACGCTGGATGGCTATGGCATCCACCCCAAGAGCGTGGACCTCGATTACTACTTCACCGCCCGCCGCCTGCTGAACGAGGTGCGCTCCCTGGACCGGCTGCAGGTGCCCAGCACGGAGCTCAGTGCCTGGCTGGTTCACCGTGACCCAGACAGCGTGGGCACAGCCGGCCAGTCCAGCCCCAGCATCGCCCTGGACAATGGCAGTGGGCTGGACGACATGGACAGCAACCCCGAGGGATCTGTCATGAGGGGAGAGGGCTCCCCCGGGTCCAGctatggaggaggaggagaaggaggtggaggtggaggtggagggggtgAGGGTGTTGTCGGTGAGGGCGACGGtggcgaggaggaggaggagagcttGGGTGCTGGGGCCCCCCAGGATGATGAGGACGATGGCGACAGACTCCCTGACAACAACGGCAATGATGACCTCACCAAAGAG CTTGCTGACCTGGGTGACCAAACTACGCTGTCCCTGCAGGAGTGTCTGAGACTGCTGGAGGCCACGTTCCCCTTCGGAGACGAGGCGGAG TTCCCAGGCCCCGTAAGCCCAGAGCTGGGAGACCCCAGCGAGGAGGGCCCCTCCACCTCCCAGGGTCCCCTGCTGTCCCCCCTCCTGCCGCAGAATGACACGACCCTCGACCTGGAGCAGCAGTGGCAGGACATCATGGCCATCATGGAGCTGCAG GACATGGAGGTGAATGGCACATCTGATGACTTCCTGCCCgtgaacaacaacagcagcagcagcagcggtgGCGGCGGCGGGAACGccagtaacagcagcagcaccagtaacagcagcagcagtgggcTGGAGTCAGGGTCCATGGGCAGCTTCGGCCTCTCCAGCCCCTCCCCCATCCACCAGGATGTGAGTCTGCACCAAGCCTCCCTGCCCAGCTGCAGCCAGGACTTCCCGGCCTTCTTCTCCCCGGAGCTGGAGAGCGGCTGTGCCCTGGAGGCTCCCGGCCCGCGGCCCTCCCTGCTCAGCCTCTCCTCCTGCAACTCCACGGACGTTAATTCCACTTTCGGGGCCACCAACCTGACCGGTATCTTCCTACCCCCGCCGCTCAATGGCACGGCCAACGGCACCTCCACCCCCACCCTGCCCGACCCCCTGGGTGGCCTGCTGGAGGAGGCCATGCTGGACGAGATCAGCCTGCTGGACCTGGCCATGGAGGAGGGCTTCAGCCAGGCGCAGGCCTCGCGGCTCGAGGAGGAGCTGGACTCCGACTCCGGCCTGTCTCTGGACTCTGGACGCAGCCCCGCCTCCCCCAGCAGCTCCGAGACCTCCTCTTCCTCGTCATCTTCCTCatcatcttcctcctcctcttcctcctcctcctcatcctcctcctcctcagtgtCCTTCTCTGAGGAAGGCGCAGTGGGCTACAGTACCGATTCAGAGGCAGTGGGTGAACTGGAGGAGGGTGGTGCGGTGGGCGGCTACCAGCCCGAGTACAGCAAGCTGTGTCGCATGAGCTACCAGGAGCCCTCCCTCTTCCACCACTTGCCGCAGCTGGAGCACGTCAGCCACAACCACACCTACAACCTGCCCCTGGCCTCCGCGCACAGCCCCCCGCCCCCGCCGCCCAAGAAGCAGGGCCgggagaagcagcagcagcagatccAGCAGCAGATCCAGCAACAGGACTTCCTGGACAAGCAGTCGAGCCGCGACGAGAGGCGTGCCCGGGCCATGAAGATCCCCTTCTCCAACGAGAAGATCATCAACCTGCCGGTGGAGGAGTTCAATGAGCTGCTGGCCAAGCACCCCCTGAGTGAGGCCCAGCTGGCGCTCGTCCGTGACATCCGGCGCCGTGGCAAGAACAAGATGGCAGCGCAGAACTGCCGCAAGCGCAAGCTGGACACCATCCTCAACCTGGAGCATGGTGTGGAGGAGCTGCGGCGGGACAAGACGCGGCTGCTGCGCGAGAAGGTGGAGTTCGTGCGCTCCATCCGCCACATGAAGCAGAAGGTGCACAGCCTGTACCAGGAGGTGTTCTCACGCCTGCGCGATGAGCGCGGCCGGCCCTACCCCCCCAGCGAGTACGCGCTCCAGTACGGCAGCGACGGCAGCGTCCTCGTCATCCCCCGCACGCTGGCGGCCGAGCAGGCCCACCGGCAGGAGCGCAAGCCAAAGGACCGGAAGAAATGA
- the copz2 gene encoding coatomer subunit zeta-2 isoform X1 encodes MESMALEPSLYTVKAIFILDSDGNRLLSKYYDTELYPSMKEQKNFERNVFNKTSKTDSEIAFLEGLTIVYKSSIDIFFYVVGSAQENELMLMAVLNCLFDSLSQILRKNVEKRSLLDNMDGAFLVVDEIIDGGVILESDPLQVIQKVNFRAEDSPLSEQSVAQHLSQKLAMTSNVLQSAKEQIKWSILK; translated from the exons ATGGAATCTATGGCTCTG GAGCCGTCCCTGTACACCGTGAAGGCGATCTTCATCCTGGACAGCGATGGAAACCGACTCCTCTCCAAG TACTATGACACAGAGCTGTACCCCTCCATGAAAGAGCAGAAGAATTTTGAAAGGAACGTTTTCAACAAGACTTCCAAGACTGACA gtgagaTTGCGTTTTTGGAGGGATTGACCATAGTTTATAAAAGCAGCATTGACATCTTCTTCTATGTGGTTGGCAGTGCTCAGGAAAATGAG CTGATGCTGATGGCGGTTCTGAACTGCCTGTTTGACTCGCTCAGCCAGATATTGCG GAAGAATGTGGAGAAGAGGAGTCTGCTGGACAACATGGATGGAGCGTTCCTCGTGGTGGACGAGATCATTGACggagg GGTGATTCTGGAGAGCGACCCCCTGCAGGTCATTCAGAAGGTCAATTTCAGG GCAGAAGACAGCCCACTGTCGGAGCAGAGTGTGGCACAG CACCTTTCCCAGAAACTGGCAATGACTTCCAAT
- the copz2 gene encoding coatomer subunit zeta-2 isoform X2 translates to MESMALEPSLYTVKAIFILDSDGNRLLSKYYDTELYPSMKEQKNFERNVFNKTSKTDSEIAFLEGLTIVYKSSIDIFFYVVGSAQENELMLMAVLNCLFDSLSQILRKNVEKRSLLDNMDGAFLVVDEIIDGGVILESDPLQVIQKVNFRAEDSPLSEQSVAQVLQSAKEQIKWSILK, encoded by the exons ATGGAATCTATGGCTCTG GAGCCGTCCCTGTACACCGTGAAGGCGATCTTCATCCTGGACAGCGATGGAAACCGACTCCTCTCCAAG TACTATGACACAGAGCTGTACCCCTCCATGAAAGAGCAGAAGAATTTTGAAAGGAACGTTTTCAACAAGACTTCCAAGACTGACA gtgagaTTGCGTTTTTGGAGGGATTGACCATAGTTTATAAAAGCAGCATTGACATCTTCTTCTATGTGGTTGGCAGTGCTCAGGAAAATGAG CTGATGCTGATGGCGGTTCTGAACTGCCTGTTTGACTCGCTCAGCCAGATATTGCG GAAGAATGTGGAGAAGAGGAGTCTGCTGGACAACATGGATGGAGCGTTCCTCGTGGTGGACGAGATCATTGACggagg GGTGATTCTGGAGAGCGACCCCCTGCAGGTCATTCAGAAGGTCAATTTCAGG GCAGAAGACAGCCCACTGTCGGAGCAGAGTGTGGCACAG
- the nfe2l1b gene encoding endoplasmic reticulum membrane sensor NFE2L1b isoform X2, whose amino-acid sequence MLYLKKYFTEGLIQFTILLSLIGVRVDVDTYLTSQLPPLREIILGPSSAYTQTQFHNLRNTLDGYGIHPKSVDLDYYFTARRLLNEVRSLDRLQVPSTELSAWLVHRDPDSVGTAGQSSPSIALDNGSGLDDMDSNPEGSVMRGEGSPGSSYGGGGEGGGGGGGGGEGVVGEGDGGEEEEESLGAGAPQDDEDDGDRLPDNNGNDDLTKEDMDLGAGRDVFDYSNRHKDSEPEKRPSGEKEEGEGWQNRQNLQGGGRHSQVDGETGESIPVQLADLGDQTTLSLQECLRLLEATFPFGDEAEFPGPVSPELGDPSEEGPSTSQGPLLSPLLPQNDTTLDLEQQWQDIMAIMELQDMEVNGTSDDFLPVNNNSSSSSGGGGGNASNSSSTSNSSSSGLESGSMGSFGLSSPSPIHQDVSLHQASLPSCSQDFPAFFSPELESGCALEAPGPRPSLLSLSSCNSTDVNSTFGATNLTGIFLPPPLNGTANGTSTPTLPDPLGGLLEEAMLDEISLLDLAMEEGFSQAQASRLEEELDSDSGLSLDSGRSPASPSSSETSSSSSSSSSSSSSSSSSSSSSSSSVSFSEEGAVGYSTDSEAVGELEEGGAVGGYQPEYSKLCRMSYQEPSLFHHLPQLEHVSHNHTYNLPLASAHSPPPPPPKKQGREKQQQQIQQQIQQQDFLDKQSSRDERRARAMKIPFSNEKIINLPVEEFNELLAKHPLSEAQLALVRDIRRRGKNKMAAQNCRKRKLDTILNLEHGVEELRRDKTRLLREKVEFVRSIRHMKQKVHSLYQEVFSRLRDERGRPYPPSEYALQYGSDGSVLVIPRTLAAEQAHRQERKPKDRKK is encoded by the exons ATGCTTTACTTGAAAAAATACTTCACAGAGGGCCTGATCCAGTTCACCATTCTGCTGAGTCTGATTGGGGTGCGGGTGGATGTGGACACCTACCTGACCTCCCAGCTGCCCCCGCTGCGGGAGATCATCCTGGGTCCCAGCTCGGCCTACACGCAGACGCAGTTCCACAACCTGCGCAACACGCTGGATGGCTATGGCATCCACCCCAAGAGCGTGGACCTCGATTACTACTTCACCGCCCGCCGCCTGCTGAACGAGGTGCGCTCCCTGGACCGGCTGCAGGTGCCCAGCACGGAGCTCAGTGCCTGGCTGGTTCACCGTGACCCAGACAGCGTGGGCACAGCCGGCCAGTCCAGCCCCAGCATCGCCCTGGACAATGGCAGTGGGCTGGACGACATGGACAGCAACCCCGAGGGATCTGTCATGAGGGGAGAGGGCTCCCCCGGGTCCAGctatggaggaggaggagaaggaggtggaggtggaggtggagggggtgAGGGTGTTGTCGGTGAGGGCGACGGtggcgaggaggaggaggagagcttGGGTGCTGGGGCCCCCCAGGATGATGAGGACGATGGCGACAGACTCCCTGACAACAACGGCAATGATGACCTCACCAAAGAG GACATGGACCTGGGTGCGGGCCGCGACGTGTTCGACTACAGCAACCGGCACAAGGACAGCGAACCCGAGAAGCGCCCCTCTGGGGAgaaggaagagggggagggctggcagaacAGGCAAAACCTGCAGGGGGGCGGCCGCCACTCCCAGGTGGATGGGGAGACCGGGGAGAGCATTCCTGTGCAG CTTGCTGACCTGGGTGACCAAACTACGCTGTCCCTGCAGGAGTGTCTGAGACTGCTGGAGGCCACGTTCCCCTTCGGAGACGAGGCGGAG TTCCCAGGCCCCGTAAGCCCAGAGCTGGGAGACCCCAGCGAGGAGGGCCCCTCCACCTCCCAGGGTCCCCTGCTGTCCCCCCTCCTGCCGCAGAATGACACGACCCTCGACCTGGAGCAGCAGTGGCAGGACATCATGGCCATCATGGAGCTGCAG GACATGGAGGTGAATGGCACATCTGATGACTTCCTGCCCgtgaacaacaacagcagcagcagcagcggtgGCGGCGGCGGGAACGccagtaacagcagcagcaccagtaacagcagcagcagtgggcTGGAGTCAGGGTCCATGGGCAGCTTCGGCCTCTCCAGCCCCTCCCCCATCCACCAGGATGTGAGTCTGCACCAAGCCTCCCTGCCCAGCTGCAGCCAGGACTTCCCGGCCTTCTTCTCCCCGGAGCTGGAGAGCGGCTGTGCCCTGGAGGCTCCCGGCCCGCGGCCCTCCCTGCTCAGCCTCTCCTCCTGCAACTCCACGGACGTTAATTCCACTTTCGGGGCCACCAACCTGACCGGTATCTTCCTACCCCCGCCGCTCAATGGCACGGCCAACGGCACCTCCACCCCCACCCTGCCCGACCCCCTGGGTGGCCTGCTGGAGGAGGCCATGCTGGACGAGATCAGCCTGCTGGACCTGGCCATGGAGGAGGGCTTCAGCCAGGCGCAGGCCTCGCGGCTCGAGGAGGAGCTGGACTCCGACTCCGGCCTGTCTCTGGACTCTGGACGCAGCCCCGCCTCCCCCAGCAGCTCCGAGACCTCCTCTTCCTCGTCATCTTCCTCatcatcttcctcctcctcttcctcctcctcctcatcctcctcctcctcagtgtCCTTCTCTGAGGAAGGCGCAGTGGGCTACAGTACCGATTCAGAGGCAGTGGGTGAACTGGAGGAGGGTGGTGCGGTGGGCGGCTACCAGCCCGAGTACAGCAAGCTGTGTCGCATGAGCTACCAGGAGCCCTCCCTCTTCCACCACTTGCCGCAGCTGGAGCACGTCAGCCACAACCACACCTACAACCTGCCCCTGGCCTCCGCGCACAGCCCCCCGCCCCCGCCGCCCAAGAAGCAGGGCCgggagaagcagcagcagcagatccAGCAGCAGATCCAGCAACAGGACTTCCTGGACAAGCAGTCGAGCCGCGACGAGAGGCGTGCCCGGGCCATGAAGATCCCCTTCTCCAACGAGAAGATCATCAACCTGCCGGTGGAGGAGTTCAATGAGCTGCTGGCCAAGCACCCCCTGAGTGAGGCCCAGCTGGCGCTCGTCCGTGACATCCGGCGCCGTGGCAAGAACAAGATGGCAGCGCAGAACTGCCGCAAGCGCAAGCTGGACACCATCCTCAACCTGGAGCATGGTGTGGAGGAGCTGCGGCGGGACAAGACGCGGCTGCTGCGCGAGAAGGTGGAGTTCGTGCGCTCCATCCGCCACATGAAGCAGAAGGTGCACAGCCTGTACCAGGAGGTGTTCTCACGCCTGCGCGATGAGCGCGGCCGGCCCTACCCCCCCAGCGAGTACGCGCTCCAGTACGGCAGCGACGGCAGCGTCCTCGTCATCCCCCGCACGCTGGCGGCCGAGCAGGCCCACCGGCAGGAGCGCAAGCCAAAGGACCGGAAGAAATGA
- the nfe2l1b gene encoding endoplasmic reticulum membrane sensor NFE2L1b isoform X1 yields the protein MLYLKKYFTEGLIQFTILLSLIGVRVDVDTYLTSQLPPLREIILGPSSAYTQTQFHNLRNTLDGYGIHPKSVDLDYYFTARRLLNEVRSLDRLQVPSTELSAWLVHRDPDSVGTAGQSSPSIALDNGSGLDDMDSNPEGSVMRGEGSPGSSYGGGGEGGGGGGGGGEGVVGEGDGGEEEEESLGAGAPQDDEDDGDRLPDNNGNDDLTKEDIALIDILWRQDMDLGAGRDVFDYSNRHKDSEPEKRPSGEKEEGEGWQNRQNLQGGGRHSQVDGETGESIPVQLADLGDQTTLSLQECLRLLEATFPFGDEAEFPGPVSPELGDPSEEGPSTSQGPLLSPLLPQNDTTLDLEQQWQDIMAIMELQDMEVNGTSDDFLPVNNNSSSSSGGGGGNASNSSSTSNSSSSGLESGSMGSFGLSSPSPIHQDVSLHQASLPSCSQDFPAFFSPELESGCALEAPGPRPSLLSLSSCNSTDVNSTFGATNLTGIFLPPPLNGTANGTSTPTLPDPLGGLLEEAMLDEISLLDLAMEEGFSQAQASRLEEELDSDSGLSLDSGRSPASPSSSETSSSSSSSSSSSSSSSSSSSSSSSSVSFSEEGAVGYSTDSEAVGELEEGGAVGGYQPEYSKLCRMSYQEPSLFHHLPQLEHVSHNHTYNLPLASAHSPPPPPPKKQGREKQQQQIQQQIQQQDFLDKQSSRDERRARAMKIPFSNEKIINLPVEEFNELLAKHPLSEAQLALVRDIRRRGKNKMAAQNCRKRKLDTILNLEHGVEELRRDKTRLLREKVEFVRSIRHMKQKVHSLYQEVFSRLRDERGRPYPPSEYALQYGSDGSVLVIPRTLAAEQAHRQERKPKDRKK from the exons ATGCTTTACTTGAAAAAATACTTCACAGAGGGCCTGATCCAGTTCACCATTCTGCTGAGTCTGATTGGGGTGCGGGTGGATGTGGACACCTACCTGACCTCCCAGCTGCCCCCGCTGCGGGAGATCATCCTGGGTCCCAGCTCGGCCTACACGCAGACGCAGTTCCACAACCTGCGCAACACGCTGGATGGCTATGGCATCCACCCCAAGAGCGTGGACCTCGATTACTACTTCACCGCCCGCCGCCTGCTGAACGAGGTGCGCTCCCTGGACCGGCTGCAGGTGCCCAGCACGGAGCTCAGTGCCTGGCTGGTTCACCGTGACCCAGACAGCGTGGGCACAGCCGGCCAGTCCAGCCCCAGCATCGCCCTGGACAATGGCAGTGGGCTGGACGACATGGACAGCAACCCCGAGGGATCTGTCATGAGGGGAGAGGGCTCCCCCGGGTCCAGctatggaggaggaggagaaggaggtggaggtggaggtggagggggtgAGGGTGTTGTCGGTGAGGGCGACGGtggcgaggaggaggaggagagcttGGGTGCTGGGGCCCCCCAGGATGATGAGGACGATGGCGACAGACTCCCTGACAACAACGGCAATGATGACCTCACCAAAGAG GACATCGCCCTGATTGACATTCTGTGGCGGCAGGACATGGACCTGGGTGCGGGCCGCGACGTGTTCGACTACAGCAACCGGCACAAGGACAGCGAACCCGAGAAGCGCCCCTCTGGGGAgaaggaagagggggagggctggcagaacAGGCAAAACCTGCAGGGGGGCGGCCGCCACTCCCAGGTGGATGGGGAGACCGGGGAGAGCATTCCTGTGCAG CTTGCTGACCTGGGTGACCAAACTACGCTGTCCCTGCAGGAGTGTCTGAGACTGCTGGAGGCCACGTTCCCCTTCGGAGACGAGGCGGAG TTCCCAGGCCCCGTAAGCCCAGAGCTGGGAGACCCCAGCGAGGAGGGCCCCTCCACCTCCCAGGGTCCCCTGCTGTCCCCCCTCCTGCCGCAGAATGACACGACCCTCGACCTGGAGCAGCAGTGGCAGGACATCATGGCCATCATGGAGCTGCAG GACATGGAGGTGAATGGCACATCTGATGACTTCCTGCCCgtgaacaacaacagcagcagcagcagcggtgGCGGCGGCGGGAACGccagtaacagcagcagcaccagtaacagcagcagcagtgggcTGGAGTCAGGGTCCATGGGCAGCTTCGGCCTCTCCAGCCCCTCCCCCATCCACCAGGATGTGAGTCTGCACCAAGCCTCCCTGCCCAGCTGCAGCCAGGACTTCCCGGCCTTCTTCTCCCCGGAGCTGGAGAGCGGCTGTGCCCTGGAGGCTCCCGGCCCGCGGCCCTCCCTGCTCAGCCTCTCCTCCTGCAACTCCACGGACGTTAATTCCACTTTCGGGGCCACCAACCTGACCGGTATCTTCCTACCCCCGCCGCTCAATGGCACGGCCAACGGCACCTCCACCCCCACCCTGCCCGACCCCCTGGGTGGCCTGCTGGAGGAGGCCATGCTGGACGAGATCAGCCTGCTGGACCTGGCCATGGAGGAGGGCTTCAGCCAGGCGCAGGCCTCGCGGCTCGAGGAGGAGCTGGACTCCGACTCCGGCCTGTCTCTGGACTCTGGACGCAGCCCCGCCTCCCCCAGCAGCTCCGAGACCTCCTCTTCCTCGTCATCTTCCTCatcatcttcctcctcctcttcctcctcctcctcatcctcctcctcctcagtgtCCTTCTCTGAGGAAGGCGCAGTGGGCTACAGTACCGATTCAGAGGCAGTGGGTGAACTGGAGGAGGGTGGTGCGGTGGGCGGCTACCAGCCCGAGTACAGCAAGCTGTGTCGCATGAGCTACCAGGAGCCCTCCCTCTTCCACCACTTGCCGCAGCTGGAGCACGTCAGCCACAACCACACCTACAACCTGCCCCTGGCCTCCGCGCACAGCCCCCCGCCCCCGCCGCCCAAGAAGCAGGGCCgggagaagcagcagcagcagatccAGCAGCAGATCCAGCAACAGGACTTCCTGGACAAGCAGTCGAGCCGCGACGAGAGGCGTGCCCGGGCCATGAAGATCCCCTTCTCCAACGAGAAGATCATCAACCTGCCGGTGGAGGAGTTCAATGAGCTGCTGGCCAAGCACCCCCTGAGTGAGGCCCAGCTGGCGCTCGTCCGTGACATCCGGCGCCGTGGCAAGAACAAGATGGCAGCGCAGAACTGCCGCAAGCGCAAGCTGGACACCATCCTCAACCTGGAGCATGGTGTGGAGGAGCTGCGGCGGGACAAGACGCGGCTGCTGCGCGAGAAGGTGGAGTTCGTGCGCTCCATCCGCCACATGAAGCAGAAGGTGCACAGCCTGTACCAGGAGGTGTTCTCACGCCTGCGCGATGAGCGCGGCCGGCCCTACCCCCCCAGCGAGTACGCGCTCCAGTACGGCAGCGACGGCAGCGTCCTCGTCATCCCCCGCACGCTGGCGGCCGAGCAGGCCCACCGGCAGGAGCGCAAGCCAAAGGACCGGAAGAAATGA